A genome region from Alistipes dispar includes the following:
- a CDS encoding TonB-dependent receptor yields the protein MEHILQKRIPCFKRWSRKGWSVFASLHRYVKIGVLAAGMSILLLATRGASAHNADTTAVLRTLRIREVGITGTQTAPVRNARSHTPLFDRKAFAAEPVQTLEAALRLAPSVDIRERGGKGAQADISVRGGSFDQTMVLLNGIDFTDARTGHQSHALPVDLDCISSVELLDGLPGVGAFAGAVNVRTAPLRPTYLRFEGAGGQYGYAYANLSGAVTEGRLSVLGAASFRRSDGYRHNTDFSNCNAYVRAVCEAPRAGLFDFQAGYQDRDFGSNGFYAAYNPDQWEHTATALASLRWLRSAGRFSFGASASYRKNFDRYDWTRGTAMNRHNTDNVGARVWSDYDWAAGTTSLGGDYAYNHIFSTNLGEKLDTPHGRYTHADARHTGNLWLRHEKHWRRFDAAASAGASFTPYGRAALWSLSGGWRPSEAWRVEVGAAQSMRLPTFTDLYYTSPAQVNNLGLRPERAVTVRLGAGYSRGCWSASADAYYRAGRDIIDWVWYDDVPENPETWRGKWHSEQTSRLNTFGIEFSGSYTVQEGFLRRVRVSYGYVTTDRNADIVARSAMDFMRHKAALGVEFRFLRRMSFALTGSLFDRNGDYTAYPVAGDSSRTETRGYEPYFLLDGRLQWEKGFCRLYVDATNLTDTRYCDLGGIPLPGFWCTAGVVLTFGR from the coding sequence TCAAGCGTTGGAGCCGCAAGGGCTGGTCGGTCTTTGCGAGCCTGCACCGCTACGTGAAGATCGGAGTCCTCGCCGCCGGAATGTCGATCCTGCTGCTCGCGACACGGGGCGCATCCGCGCACAACGCCGACACGACCGCCGTCCTCAGGACGTTGCGGATCCGTGAGGTCGGCATCACGGGAACCCAGACGGCTCCCGTGCGGAACGCCCGGTCGCACACCCCGCTTTTCGACCGGAAAGCTTTCGCCGCGGAGCCCGTCCAGACGCTGGAGGCCGCTCTGCGCCTCGCGCCTTCGGTCGATATCCGCGAACGCGGAGGCAAGGGAGCGCAGGCCGACATCTCCGTCCGCGGAGGCTCTTTCGACCAGACGATGGTCCTTCTCAACGGTATTGATTTCACGGATGCCCGCACGGGACACCAGTCTCACGCGCTGCCGGTCGATCTCGACTGCATCTCGTCGGTGGAGCTGCTCGACGGCCTGCCGGGCGTCGGGGCCTTCGCCGGGGCGGTGAACGTCCGCACGGCGCCGCTGCGGCCGACCTACCTGCGCTTCGAGGGTGCGGGCGGACAGTACGGCTATGCCTATGCCAACCTTTCGGGAGCCGTCACCGAGGGACGCCTCTCGGTGCTCGGCGCGGCTTCCTTCCGCCGCAGCGACGGTTACCGGCACAATACGGACTTTTCCAATTGCAATGCCTACGTGCGGGCCGTCTGCGAGGCTCCCCGTGCCGGACTGTTCGATTTCCAGGCCGGATACCAGGACCGGGATTTCGGGTCCAACGGATTCTATGCGGCCTACAATCCCGACCAGTGGGAACACACCGCGACGGCGCTCGCGTCGCTCCGGTGGCTCAGGAGCGCGGGCCGCTTCTCGTTCGGCGCCTCGGCGAGCTACCGGAAGAATTTCGACCGCTACGACTGGACACGCGGGACGGCGATGAACCGGCACAATACGGACAATGTCGGAGCGCGAGTCTGGAGCGATTACGATTGGGCGGCGGGCACGACGTCGCTGGGCGGTGACTACGCCTACAACCATATCTTCAGCACGAACCTCGGCGAGAAGCTCGACACGCCGCACGGCCGTTACACCCATGCCGACGCGCGCCATACGGGCAACCTTTGGCTGCGGCACGAGAAACACTGGCGGCGTTTCGACGCCGCGGCGTCGGCCGGGGCGAGTTTCACGCCCTACGGCAGGGCGGCTCTCTGGAGCCTCTCGGGCGGCTGGCGTCCCTCCGAGGCGTGGCGCGTGGAGGTCGGTGCGGCGCAGTCGATGCGCCTGCCGACCTTCACGGATCTCTACTATACCTCCCCGGCACAGGTCAATAACCTCGGCCTGCGGCCCGAACGGGCCGTCACCGTCCGCCTCGGGGCGGGGTATTCCCGGGGCTGCTGGAGCGCTTCGGCCGATGCCTACTACCGGGCCGGCCGCGACATCATCGACTGGGTGTGGTACGACGATGTGCCCGAAAATCCCGAGACATGGCGCGGCAAGTGGCATTCGGAGCAGACGAGCCGTCTGAACACCTTCGGGATCGAGTTCTCGGGAAGCTACACGGTGCAGGAAGGATTTCTGCGCCGCGTGAGGGTCTCCTACGGATACGTCACCACCGACCGTAACGCCGACATCGTGGCCAGGAGCGCCATGGACTTCATGCGCCACAAGGCGGCGCTCGGGGTCGAATTCCGCTTCCTGCGGCGCATGTCGTTCGCGCTCACGGGTTCGCTCTTCGACCGCAACGGCGACTATACGGCCTATCCCGTCGCAGGTGACTCCTCCCGGACGGAGACGCGCGGTTACGAACCCTATTTCCTGCTCGACGGACGTCTGCAATGGGAGAAGGGGTTCTGCCGCCTCTATGTCGATGCGACGAACCTCACCGACACGCGCTACTGCGATCTGGGAGGTATCCCGCTGCCGGGCTTCTGGTGTACGGCGGGCGTGGTGCTGACCTTCGGACGGTAG
- the ftcD gene encoding glutamate formimidoyltransferase, translating to MEKRIVECVPNFSEGRDKEVIRRIVEAIEGAGGVKVLDVDPGEATNRTVVTFVGAPEEVVEAAFAGVKRASELIDMRCHKGAHPRMGATDVLPLIPVSGITLEECAALARRLAERIACELRIPTYCYEASALRPERRNLAVCRTGEYEALPEKLAHAETAPDFGARPFDEGVARTGATTVGARDFLIAVNFNLNTTSTRRANAIAFDVREKGRPVREGNPVTGKIVKDADGNPVMRPGTLRATKAIGWYIEEYGIAQVSMNLTDIAVTPLHVAFDEVCRKADARGVRVTGTEIVGLVPKRALVEAGRHFLRKQRRSTGIAEEEIVRIAVKSMGLDDLKPFRPEEKVIEYLLEAEDKQKRLIDMTCKEFADETASESPAPGGGSIAAYMGALGTALGTMVANLSSHKAGWDDRWEEFSDWADRGQALLRELLHLVDEDTAAFNRIMAVFSMPKSTDEERAARSAALQEATLYATEVPLRTMKAAAKVFPVVRAMASEGNPNSVSDAGVGALAARSAVLGACLNVKINAAGLKDRAKADALVAEAEALAAEAVEAEAEVLRIVEEKIK from the coding sequence ATGGAAAAGCGAATCGTGGAGTGCGTCCCCAATTTCAGCGAGGGACGCGACAAGGAGGTGATCCGCCGGATCGTCGAAGCGATCGAGGGGGCGGGCGGCGTGAAGGTCCTGGACGTCGATCCGGGCGAAGCGACGAACCGCACGGTCGTCACCTTCGTCGGCGCGCCCGAGGAGGTCGTCGAGGCGGCTTTCGCCGGGGTGAAACGGGCGTCCGAACTGATCGACATGCGCTGCCACAAAGGGGCGCACCCCCGCATGGGGGCCACCGACGTCCTGCCGCTCATTCCCGTTTCGGGCATCACGCTCGAGGAGTGCGCCGCGCTGGCGCGCCGGCTGGCCGAACGCATCGCCTGCGAACTGCGGATTCCGACCTATTGCTACGAGGCTTCGGCTCTGCGGCCCGAGCGGCGGAACCTGGCCGTCTGCCGCACCGGAGAGTACGAGGCGCTGCCCGAGAAGCTGGCGCACGCGGAGACGGCCCCCGATTTCGGGGCGCGTCCCTTCGACGAAGGGGTGGCCCGTACGGGAGCCACGACGGTCGGGGCCCGCGATTTCCTGATTGCCGTTAATTTCAATCTCAACACCACCTCCACGCGGCGCGCCAACGCCATCGCTTTCGACGTGCGCGAGAAGGGGCGGCCGGTGCGCGAGGGAAATCCCGTCACGGGTAAAATCGTGAAGGATGCCGACGGCAACCCCGTCATGCGGCCCGGCACGCTCCGCGCCACGAAGGCCATCGGGTGGTATATCGAGGAGTACGGCATCGCGCAGGTCTCGATGAATCTGACCGATATCGCCGTGACGCCCCTGCATGTCGCCTTCGACGAGGTGTGCCGCAAGGCCGACGCCCGCGGGGTGCGCGTCACCGGCACGGAGATCGTGGGTCTCGTGCCCAAGCGGGCGCTTGTCGAGGCGGGACGCCACTTCCTGCGCAAACAGCGCCGTTCGACGGGTATCGCCGAGGAGGAGATCGTCCGCATCGCCGTCAAGTCGATGGGACTGGACGATCTGAAGCCCTTCCGCCCCGAAGAGAAGGTGATCGAATACCTGCTTGAAGCGGAAGATAAGCAGAAGCGTCTTATCGACATGACCTGCAAGGAATTCGCCGATGAAACGGCGAGCGAATCCCCGGCTCCCGGCGGCGGCTCGATCGCGGCCTATATGGGAGCGCTGGGCACTGCGCTCGGCACGATGGTCGCCAACCTCTCGTCGCACAAGGCGGGGTGGGACGACCGCTGGGAAGAGTTCTCCGACTGGGCCGACCGGGGACAGGCGTTGCTGCGGGAGCTGCTGCATCTGGTGGACGAGGACACGGCGGCTTTCAACCGCATCATGGCCGTCTTCTCGATGCCCAAATCGACCGACGAGGAGCGGGCGGCGCGCAGTGCGGCCCTGCAGGAGGCGACGCTCTATGCCACGGAGGTCCCGCTGCGGACGATGAAAGCTGCCGCGAAGGTCTTCCCCGTCGTCCGTGCGATGGCCTCGGAGGGCAATCCCAATTCGGTCTCGGATGCCGGCGTGGGCGCACTTGCGGCGCGCAGCGCGGTGCTCGGGGCCTGTCTCAACGTGAAAATCAACGCCGCCGGTCTGAAGGACCGTGCGAAGGCCGACGCCCTCGTGGCCGAAGCCGAGGCGCTGGCCGCCGAAGCCGTGGAGGCCGAGGCCGAAGTGCTGCGAATCGTGGAAGAGAAGATAAAATAG